A DNA window from Halomonas zincidurans B6 contains the following coding sequences:
- the rsmG gene encoding 16S rRNA (guanine(527)-N(7))-methyltransferase RsmG: MTPGCEWLLDSGLDELRIGADGQARERLLALLALLHKWNRAYNLTAVRDPETMVTRHLLDSASVAAAVRGPRLLDVGAGPGLPGLVLAILDPALAVTLLDSNGKKVRFQRQAVLELGLANVAPVQTRVEDYTATPFDQIISRAFASLADFVALSDRLLAVDGEWLAMKGPACEDEVSRLPASVVLGERCRLNVPGDSAVRHLLHLRRR; this comes from the coding sequence ATGACACCGGGCTGCGAATGGCTGCTCGACAGCGGTCTCGACGAACTGCGCATCGGCGCCGACGGCCAGGCCCGCGAGCGGCTGCTGGCACTGCTGGCGTTATTGCACAAGTGGAACCGCGCCTATAACCTCACCGCAGTGCGCGACCCCGAGACCATGGTCACCCGGCATCTGCTCGACAGCGCCTCGGTGGCGGCGGCGGTGCGCGGCCCCCGGCTGCTGGATGTCGGCGCCGGGCCCGGATTGCCCGGGCTGGTGCTGGCGATTCTCGATCCGGCGCTCGCCGTGACGCTGCTCGACAGCAACGGCAAGAAGGTGCGCTTCCAGCGTCAGGCGGTGCTCGAACTGGGGCTTGCCAACGTCGCGCCGGTACAGACCCGGGTCGAGGATTACACGGCCACACCGTTCGACCAGATCATTTCGCGGGCCTTCGCCAGCCTGGCCGACTTCGTCGCCCTCAGCGACCGGCTGCTGGCCGTTGACGGCGAATGGCTGGCGATGAAGGGGCCGGCCTGCGAGGATGAGGTCAGCCGGTTGCCGGCCTCGGTCGTGCTCGGCGAGCGCTGTCGCCTTAACGTGCCCGGCGATTCGGCCGTCCGCCACCTGCTGCACCTGCGTCGACGCTAG
- a CDS encoding F0F1 ATP synthase subunit I, whose amino-acid sequence MPDPLPAQIKRPQFKRLLIAQTAVVLVATIIGAILSGAAAVSALFGGLVCLLPSAYFAWRAFRYQGARFARDIVKSFYRAEAGKFGLTAALFALVFIAVPPSNPALFFGAYVATLSTQWLGPWLLQRPSHI is encoded by the coding sequence ATGCCTGATCCGTTACCGGCCCAGATAAAGCGCCCTCAGTTCAAGCGTCTATTGATAGCTCAGACGGCGGTCGTGCTGGTCGCGACGATTATCGGAGCTATCCTGTCAGGCGCAGCAGCGGTTTCGGCATTGTTCGGTGGTCTGGTTTGCCTGCTGCCCAGTGCCTATTTTGCCTGGCGTGCCTTTCGTTATCAGGGGGCTCGATTCGCCAGGGATATCGTCAAGAGTTTCTACCGTGCCGAGGCCGGCAAGTTCGGTTTGACGGCGGCATTGTTTGCCCTGGTGTTCATTGCAGTGCCCCCTTCAAACCCCGCTTTATTCTTTGGCGCTTACGTGGCGACGCTAAGCACGCAGTGGCTGGGCCCCTGGCTGCTGCAACGCCCGTCGCACATCTGA
- a CDS encoding ParA family protein, which translates to MTKIIALTNQKGGVGKTTTAVNLAACLAALDRRVLLVDLDPQGHATMGSGVDKHELDGSVLDVLLGEKRAAEVILDCPEAGYALLPGNADLTAAEVDLLDREGRERCLHEAISGVASEYDVVLIDCPPSLNMLTVNGLTAADGVLIPLQCEFYALEGLSALLDTVEQIQASVNPALQVFGIVRTMYDNRNSLTRDVTKQLREYFGDTLLKAAIPRNVRVAEAPSHGLPVTKYARFSRGSQAHRVLAKELIRRLSL; encoded by the coding sequence GTGACCAAGATCATCGCCTTGACCAACCAGAAGGGCGGCGTTGGCAAGACCACTACCGCGGTCAACCTGGCGGCCTGCCTGGCGGCGCTCGATCGCCGCGTGCTGCTGGTGGATCTCGATCCGCAGGGCCACGCCACCATGGGCAGCGGGGTCGACAAGCATGAACTGGACGGCAGCGTGCTCGACGTGTTGCTCGGCGAGAAGCGCGCCGCCGAGGTGATTCTCGACTGCCCCGAGGCCGGCTACGCGCTGTTGCCGGGCAATGCCGACCTGACCGCCGCCGAGGTCGATCTGCTCGACCGCGAGGGTCGCGAGCGTTGTCTGCACGAGGCGATCAGCGGCGTGGCCAGCGAATACGACGTGGTGCTGATCGACTGCCCGCCGTCGCTCAACATGCTCACCGTCAATGGCCTGACCGCCGCCGATGGCGTGCTGATTCCGTTGCAGTGCGAGTTCTATGCCCTCGAGGGGCTCTCGGCGCTGCTCGATACCGTCGAGCAGATCCAGGCCAGCGTGAATCCCGCGCTGCAGGTATTCGGCATCGTCCGCACCATGTACGACAACCGCAACAGCCTGACCCGCGACGTCACCAAGCAGTTGCGTGAATACTTCGGCGATACCCTGCTCAAGGCCGCCATTCCCCGCAACGTGCGGGTCGCCGAGGCGCCCAGTCATGGCCTGCCGGTGACCAAGTATGCGCGCTTCTCGCGTGGCAGCCAGGCCCACCGGGTACTGGCCAAGGAACTCATCCGTCGCCTTTCGCTATGA
- a CDS encoding F0F1 ATP synthase subunit B: MNLNLTLIGQAIAFAVFVWFCMKYVWPPVIQALQERQKKIADGLDAASRAARDLEVAQEQANETLRESKEQAAEILEQAHKRSNQLVEEARENARQEGERLVANARSEIEQEINRAKEELRSQVARLAVEGAERILESSIDEAKHRELVDKLAAEL; this comes from the coding sequence GTGAATCTGAACCTAACCCTGATCGGTCAGGCCATTGCCTTCGCGGTGTTCGTCTGGTTCTGCATGAAGTACGTATGGCCTCCGGTCATACAGGCGCTGCAGGAACGCCAGAAGAAGATCGCCGATGGCCTGGACGCTGCCAGCCGTGCCGCCCGCGACCTCGAAGTGGCCCAGGAACAGGCCAACGAGACGTTGCGCGAGAGCAAGGAACAGGCAGCCGAGATCCTTGAACAGGCCCACAAGCGGTCCAACCAGCTGGTCGAGGAGGCGCGCGAAAACGCCCGCCAGGAGGGCGAGCGGCTGGTGGCCAACGCCCGTTCCGAGATCGAGCAGGAAATCAACCGCGCGAAGGAAGAGCTGCGTTCGCAGGTGGCGCGACTCGCCGTCGAAGGGGCGGAACGCATCCTGGAATCCTCCATCGACGAGGCCAAACATCGCGAGCTCGTCGACAAGCTCGCCGCCGAGCTCTGA
- the atpA gene encoding F0F1 ATP synthase subunit alpha, which translates to MQQLNPSEISDIIKQRIEKLDVASEARNQGTIVSVSDGIVKIHGLADAMFGEMIEFPGSIFGMVLNLERDNVGAVVLGDYQELEEGMTAQCTGRILEVPVGPELVGRVVDALGTPIDGKGEINAKLSDAVEKVAPGVITRQSVDEPIQTGLKSIDAMVPIGRGQRELIIGDRQIGKSAIAVDTIINQKGKGVTCIYVAVGQKQSTIASVVRKLEEHGAMEHTIVVAAGAADPAAMQFLAPYAGCTMGEYFRDRGEDALIVYDDLTKQAWAYRQISLLLRRPPGREAYPGDVFYLHSRLLERAARVNVDYVEKFTNGEVTGKTGSLTALPLIETQGGDVSAFVPTNVISITDGQIFLETGLFNSGIRPAINAGLSVSRVGGSAQTKIIKKLGGGVRLALAQYRELAAFSQFASDLDEATRKQLEHGQRVTELMKQKQYSPMSVAEMALSLFAANEGFLDDVDVSKVLDFESALHDYMKSENGELLDKINQTGDYSDEIKQGLKSGVEQFKATQTW; encoded by the coding sequence ATGCAGCAACTGAATCCTTCCGAAATCAGCGACATCATCAAACAGCGTATCGAGAAGCTGGATGTCGCATCCGAAGCCCGTAACCAGGGCACCATCGTCAGCGTTTCCGACGGCATCGTGAAGATTCACGGTCTGGCGGACGCGATGTTCGGCGAGATGATCGAATTCCCCGGCAGCATCTTCGGCATGGTGCTCAACCTCGAGCGCGACAACGTCGGCGCCGTGGTGCTCGGCGACTACCAGGAGCTCGAAGAGGGCATGACCGCGCAGTGTACCGGTCGCATCCTCGAAGTACCGGTGGGCCCCGAGCTGGTCGGTCGCGTGGTCGACGCGCTGGGCACGCCCATCGACGGCAAGGGCGAGATCAACGCCAAGCTGAGCGACGCGGTCGAAAAGGTCGCGCCGGGCGTGATCACCCGCCAGTCCGTCGACGAGCCGATCCAGACCGGTCTCAAGTCGATCGACGCCATGGTGCCGATCGGCCGCGGTCAGCGTGAGCTGATCATCGGCGATCGCCAGATCGGCAAGTCCGCCATCGCGGTTGATACCATCATCAACCAGAAGGGCAAGGGCGTTACCTGCATCTACGTGGCGGTGGGCCAGAAGCAGTCGACCATCGCCAGCGTGGTGCGCAAGCTTGAAGAGCACGGTGCGATGGAGCACACCATCGTCGTCGCCGCCGGCGCCGCCGACCCGGCCGCGATGCAGTTCCTGGCGCCCTACGCCGGCTGCACGATGGGTGAATACTTCCGCGATCGCGGCGAAGACGCGCTGATCGTCTACGACGATCTGACCAAGCAGGCCTGGGCCTACCGCCAGATCTCGCTGCTGCTGCGCCGCCCGCCGGGTCGCGAAGCCTACCCGGGCGACGTCTTCTACCTGCACTCGCGGCTGCTCGAGCGCGCCGCGCGGGTCAACGTCGACTACGTCGAGAAGTTCACCAATGGTGAAGTCACCGGCAAGACCGGCTCGCTGACCGCACTGCCGCTGATCGAGACCCAGGGCGGCGACGTCTCGGCATTCGTACCGACCAACGTGATCTCGATCACCGACGGCCAGATCTTCCTCGAGACGGGGCTGTTCAACTCGGGCATCCGCCCGGCGATCAACGCCGGCCTGTCGGTGTCCCGCGTGGGTGGCTCGGCGCAGACCAAGATCATCAAGAAGCTGGGCGGCGGCGTGCGTCTGGCGCTGGCCCAGTATCGCGAACTGGCGGCGTTCTCGCAGTTCGCCTCGGATCTCGACGAAGCCACCCGCAAGCAGCTCGAACATGGCCAGCGAGTCACCGAGCTGATGAAGCAGAAGCAGTACTCGCCGATGTCCGTCGCGGAGATGGCGCTGTCGCTGTTCGCTGCCAACGAAGGCTTCCTGGATGATGTCGACGTCAGCAAGGTGCTGGACTTCGAGAGCGCGCTGCACGACTACATGAAGTCGGAAAACGGCGAGCTGCTCGACAAGATCAACCAGACCGGCGACTACAGCGACGAGATCAAGCAAGGTCTCAAGTCCGGCGTCGAGCAATTCAAGGCTACTCAGACCTGGTGA
- a CDS encoding ParB/RepB/Spo0J family partition protein, with amino-acid sequence MTRKRALGRGLDALIGANARRRDLLDTDVQIDGPLESREEPPSANGEERLARLPLGQLSRGKYQPRREIQPEALEELTDSIRSQGVMQPIVVRPIGEDRYEIIAGERRWRAAQLAELDTIPAVVREVSDQSALALALIENIQRENLNPVEEAMALKRLLEEFELTQQQVADAVGKSRAQVANLLRLLALDPEVQTLLERGDLDMGHARALLVLPAAKQRKAAHEVVNNDLTVRQTEALVKKYQEGKSAEKPPARPSTDVARLESKLGDLLGAPVKIRHGQGGKGRVTIHYASLDELDGILGHIR; translated from the coding sequence ATGACTCGTAAACGTGCCCTGGGCCGTGGCCTGGATGCCCTGATCGGGGCGAACGCCCGTCGCCGCGACCTGCTCGATACCGATGTGCAGATCGATGGGCCGCTGGAAAGCCGCGAGGAGCCACCGTCGGCAAACGGCGAAGAGCGGCTGGCGCGTCTGCCGCTGGGTCAGCTGAGTCGCGGCAAATATCAGCCGCGTCGCGAGATCCAGCCGGAAGCGCTCGAGGAGCTCACCGACTCGATCCGCAGCCAGGGCGTGATGCAGCCGATCGTGGTGCGCCCGATCGGCGAGGATCGCTACGAGATCATCGCCGGCGAGCGACGCTGGCGGGCCGCCCAGCTTGCCGAGCTCGACACCATCCCGGCGGTGGTGCGCGAGGTCAGCGACCAGAGTGCGTTGGCGCTGGCGCTGATCGAGAACATCCAGCGCGAGAATCTCAACCCGGTCGAGGAAGCCATGGCGCTCAAGCGTCTGCTCGAGGAGTTCGAGCTGACCCAGCAGCAGGTCGCCGACGCGGTGGGCAAGTCCCGCGCCCAGGTCGCCAACCTGCTGCGGCTGCTCGCGCTCGATCCCGAGGTGCAGACGCTGCTCGAGCGCGGCGATCTCGACATGGGACATGCCCGGGCGCTGCTGGTACTGCCCGCGGCGAAACAGCGCAAGGCCGCCCACGAGGTGGTCAACAACGATCTCACCGTGCGTCAGACCGAAGCGCTGGTGAAGAAGTACCAGGAGGGCAAGTCCGCGGAAAAACCGCCCGCCAGGCCCTCGACCGACGTGGCGCGGCTGGAGAGCAAGCTCGGCGATCTGCTCGGTGCGCCGGTGAAGATCCGCCACGGTCAGGGCGGCAAGGGCCGGGTAACCATTCACTACGCCAGTCTCGACGAGCTCGACGGCATCCTCGGGCACATCCGCTGA
- the atpB gene encoding F0F1 ATP synthase subunit A: MAKGDNLTPTAYIEHHLQNLTFGLHPENGWSFAKNAEQAAEMGFWAIHVDTMAWSIGLGILFLWIFRKAAKMASTGVPGGLQNFVEMMVEFVDNSVKETFHGRSKLIAPLSLTILCWIFLMNLMDLVPVDFLPTLAQKVGVMFGADPSSVYFKVVPTTDINVTLGMSLSVFALIIFYAIRSKGVSGFIAELTLHPFNTPNKFFQVLLIPANFLLEVVTLLARPISLALRLFGNLYAGELIFILIGLLGLWQLPLYFPWAVFHILIIVLQAFIFMMLTIVYLSMATEEH; this comes from the coding sequence ATGGCAAAAGGCGACAATCTAACGCCCACGGCGTACATCGAGCACCATTTGCAGAACCTGACCTTCGGTCTGCATCCGGAAAACGGCTGGTCATTCGCCAAGAATGCAGAACAAGCCGCCGAAATGGGCTTCTGGGCGATCCACGTCGACACCATGGCCTGGTCGATCGGTCTGGGCATCCTGTTCCTGTGGATTTTTCGCAAGGCCGCCAAGATGGCGAGCACCGGCGTGCCCGGGGGGCTGCAGAATTTCGTCGAGATGATGGTCGAGTTCGTCGACAATTCGGTGAAGGAGACCTTTCATGGCCGCAGCAAGCTGATTGCGCCGCTGTCATTGACGATCCTGTGCTGGATCTTCCTGATGAACCTGATGGATCTGGTGCCGGTCGATTTTCTGCCGACGCTGGCGCAGAAGGTCGGTGTGATGTTCGGCGCCGACCCATCGAGTGTGTATTTCAAGGTGGTGCCGACCACTGATATCAATGTCACCCTGGGCATGTCGCTGTCGGTCTTCGCGTTGATCATCTTCTACGCGATTCGCTCCAAGGGGGTCTCGGGTTTTATCGCCGAATTGACGCTGCATCCGTTCAATACCCCCAACAAGTTTTTTCAAGTTCTGCTGATACCTGCCAACTTCCTGCTCGAGGTGGTGACGTTGCTGGCGCGGCCGATTTCGCTGGCGCTGCGTCTGTTCGGTAACCTCTATGCCGGTGAGTTGATCTTCATCCTGATTGGCCTGCTCGGTCTGTGGCAGCTGCCGTTGTATTTTCCCTGGGCGGTCTTCCATATCCTGATCATCGTTCTTCAGGCGTTTATCTTCATGATGCTGACGATCGTCTATCTGAGCATGGCGACCGAAGAGCATTAA
- the mnmG gene encoding tRNA uridine-5-carboxymethylaminomethyl(34) synthesis enzyme MnmG, giving the protein MDYPNRFDVIVIGGGHAGTEAALAAARMGCQTLLLTHNIETLGQMSCNPAIGGIGKSHLVKEIDALGGAMGLATDQAGIQFRVLNARKGPAVRATRAQADRVRYKASIRGLLENQPNLTLFQQGVDDLIVDGDTVRGAVTQTGIRFLGETVVLCTGTFLGGIIHIGLDTHTGGRAGDPPANALAQRLRALPFRVDRLKTGTPPRIDAKSVDFSVLEEQPGDAPSPLMSYMGSHAMHPRQVSCHIAHTNAHTHEIIFANLDRSPMYSGVIEGVGPRYCPSIEDKVHRFADKASHQVFIEPEGLETNELYPNGISTSLPFDVQLEVVRSIRGLENAHITRPGYAIEYDFFDPRDLRHSLETRFIHNLFFAGQINGTTGYEEAGAQGLLAGVNAALRVRGEASWCPRRDEAYLGVLVDDLISMGTQEPYRMFTSRAEYRLLLREDNADLRLTETGRSLGLVDDARWAAFSAKREAIVVEQARLKATWIQPGSSEAGQLAAKLPKPLNREYNLLELLKRPELNYADLVTLKGQLNGEDVTDERVAEQVQIQAKYQGYIERQQGEIDKLKRHEATPLPADLDYTRVEGLSNEIRDKLNAARPETLAQAGRISGVTPAAVSLLLIYLKKRRLVGDARGGDRAVNA; this is encoded by the coding sequence GTGGATTATCCCAACCGCTTCGATGTCATCGTCATCGGCGGTGGTCATGCGGGAACGGAAGCCGCATTGGCCGCTGCCCGCATGGGTTGCCAGACGCTGCTGCTGACGCACAACATCGAGACGCTCGGACAGATGTCCTGCAATCCGGCCATCGGCGGCATCGGCAAGAGCCACCTGGTCAAGGAGATCGACGCCCTGGGCGGCGCGATGGGGCTGGCAACCGACCAGGCCGGTATCCAGTTCCGGGTACTCAATGCCCGCAAGGGACCGGCGGTGCGCGCCACGCGTGCCCAGGCCGACCGTGTTCGCTACAAGGCGTCGATTCGCGGCCTTCTGGAGAACCAGCCCAACCTGACGCTGTTCCAGCAGGGGGTGGATGACCTGATCGTCGACGGCGACACTGTCCGCGGCGCGGTGACCCAGACCGGAATCCGCTTTCTCGGTGAAACCGTGGTGCTGTGTACCGGCACCTTCCTCGGCGGCATCATCCACATCGGTCTGGATACCCATACCGGCGGCCGTGCCGGCGACCCGCCGGCCAATGCCCTGGCACAACGCCTGCGGGCACTGCCGTTTCGTGTCGATCGGCTCAAGACCGGCACACCGCCGCGCATCGATGCCAAGAGCGTCGACTTCAGCGTCCTCGAGGAGCAGCCCGGCGACGCGCCTAGCCCGCTAATGTCCTACATGGGTTCGCACGCGATGCATCCGCGTCAGGTGAGTTGTCACATCGCCCATACCAACGCGCACACCCACGAGATCATCTTCGCCAACCTCGACCGCTCGCCGATGTATTCCGGCGTGATCGAGGGCGTCGGGCCGCGCTATTGCCCGTCGATCGAGGACAAGGTCCATCGCTTCGCCGACAAGGCGAGCCATCAGGTATTCATCGAACCCGAGGGACTGGAGACCAACGAGCTCTACCCCAACGGCATATCCACCTCGCTGCCGTTCGACGTGCAGCTCGAGGTGGTGCGCTCGATCAGGGGGCTGGAAAACGCCCATATCACCCGTCCGGGCTACGCCATCGAATACGATTTCTTCGATCCGCGCGATCTCCGGCATTCGCTGGAAACCAGATTTATCCATAACCTGTTTTTCGCCGGACAGATCAACGGCACCACGGGTTACGAGGAGGCCGGCGCCCAGGGACTGCTGGCCGGCGTCAACGCCGCACTGCGCGTGCGCGGTGAAGCCAGCTGGTGTCCGCGCCGCGACGAGGCCTACCTTGGCGTGCTGGTCGACGATCTGATCAGCATGGGCACCCAGGAGCCCTACCGCATGTTCACCTCCCGCGCCGAATACCGCTTGCTGTTGCGCGAGGACAACGCCGATCTGCGGCTTACCGAGACCGGACGTTCGCTGGGGCTGGTCGACGATGCCCGCTGGGCGGCGTTCAGCGCCAAGCGCGAGGCGATCGTCGTCGAGCAGGCGCGGCTCAAGGCGACCTGGATTCAGCCGGGCTCGAGCGAAGCCGGGCAACTCGCCGCCAAGTTGCCCAAACCGCTTAATCGCGAGTACAACCTGCTCGAGCTGCTCAAGCGTCCGGAGCTGAACTACGCCGACCTCGTCACTCTCAAAGGCCAGCTCAACGGCGAGGACGTGACCGACGAGCGCGTCGCCGAACAGGTCCAGATCCAGGCCAAGTATCAAGGCTACATCGAGCGTCAGCAGGGCGAGATCGACAAGCTCAAGCGCCACGAGGCGACGCCGCTGCCGGCCGATCTCGATTACACCCGGGTCGAGGGGTTGTCCAACGAGATTCGCGACAAGCTCAATGCGGCTCGCCCGGAGACGCTGGCGCAGGCCGGGCGCATCTCGGGAGTTACCCCGGCGGCGGTATCGCTCCTGCTGATCTACCTGAAGAAGCGCCGGCTGGTGGGTGACGCCCGCGGCGGCGATCGCGCGGTGAATGCATGA
- the atpG gene encoding F0F1 ATP synthase subunit gamma, giving the protein MAAAKEIRTQIGSIKNTQKITSAMEMVAASKMRKAQERMWASQPYAKQIRKVVGHVARANPEYRHPYTLEREVERIGYIVVSSDRGLAGGLNVNLFKTLVRDAREWRDKGAEIDFVAIGAKAGTFFRNHGGNLLAAKSGLGESPEPKDLIGSVKVMLDAFDEGTLDRINVVYNEFVNTMSQKPVVRQLVPLATSDEGGDEEQNRPDSWDYLYEPDAQDLLDKLLKRYVEAQVYQAVVENAACEQAARMIAMKNATDNAGDLIDDLQLVYNKARQAAITQEISEIVSGAAAV; this is encoded by the coding sequence ATGGCAGCTGCAAAAGAGATTCGCACCCAGATCGGGAGCATCAAGAATACGCAGAAGATCACCAGCGCCATGGAAATGGTCGCTGCGTCGAAGATGCGTAAGGCGCAAGAGCGGATGTGGGCCAGCCAGCCGTATGCCAAGCAGATCCGCAAGGTCGTCGGTCACGTCGCCCGGGCCAACCCCGAGTACCGTCACCCGTACACCCTCGAGCGCGAGGTCGAACGGATCGGTTACATCGTGGTGTCCAGCGACCGCGGCCTGGCCGGTGGCTTGAACGTCAATCTGTTCAAGACCCTGGTCAGGGATGCCCGCGAATGGCGTGACAAGGGCGCCGAGATCGACTTCGTCGCTATCGGCGCCAAGGCCGGAACCTTCTTTCGCAATCATGGCGGCAATTTGCTCGCCGCCAAGAGCGGACTCGGCGAGTCGCCGGAGCCGAAGGATCTGATCGGTAGCGTCAAGGTGATGCTCGACGCCTTCGATGAAGGCACGCTCGACCGGATCAACGTGGTGTACAACGAGTTCGTCAACACCATGTCGCAGAAGCCGGTGGTGCGCCAACTGGTGCCGCTGGCCACTTCCGACGAGGGTGGCGACGAGGAACAAAACCGTCCCGACAGCTGGGACTACCTGTATGAGCCGGATGCCCAGGACCTGCTCGACAAGCTGCTCAAGCGCTATGTCGAGGCCCAGGTCTATCAGGCGGTGGTCGAGAATGCAGCCTGCGAGCAGGCGGCGCGCATGATCGCGATGAAGAACGCGACCGACAACGCCGGCGACCTGATCGACGATTTGCAACTGGTGTACAACAAGGCCCGTCAGGCGGCCATTACCCAGGAAATCTCCGAGATCGTAAGTGGCGCCGCCGCGGTATAG
- a CDS encoding F0F1 ATP synthase subunit delta — MAETSTVARPYAKAAFEFAHAQGQLKAWSEMLTLAARVVADDDMQSRVLGNPRLSGDDKADVIVGVGGEAFGEEATNFLRILGQKNRLAALPAIAEQFELLKAQQEKRMDVTIVSAYPLDATQQETLASALAKRLNREISITTQVDSALLGGVILRAGDTVIDGSVRGRLARLRDSLSV; from the coding sequence ATGGCTGAGACGTCTACCGTCGCCCGGCCCTACGCCAAGGCGGCGTTCGAGTTCGCGCACGCCCAAGGGCAGCTCAAGGCCTGGTCCGAGATGCTGACATTGGCGGCCCGCGTGGTCGCCGATGACGACATGCAATCCCGCGTGCTGGGCAACCCCCGGTTGTCCGGCGACGACAAGGCCGATGTGATCGTCGGCGTCGGCGGTGAGGCATTCGGCGAGGAAGCGACGAACTTCCTGCGGATTCTGGGCCAGAAGAACCGCCTGGCGGCGCTGCCGGCCATCGCCGAGCAATTCGAACTGCTCAAGGCGCAGCAGGAGAAGCGCATGGACGTGACCATCGTCTCTGCCTACCCGCTCGACGCCACGCAGCAAGAAACGCTCGCGAGTGCCCTGGCCAAGCGCCTGAACCGCGAAATCTCCATTACCACTCAGGTGGACAGTGCCCTGCTGGGCGGCGTCATCCTGCGTGCCGGCGACACCGTCATCGACGGTTCGGTACGCGGTCGACTGGCCCGCTTGCGCGATTCACTTTCCGTCTGA
- the atpE gene encoding F0F1 ATP synthase subunit C, translating to MEAQVLGMTAIAVSLLIGLGALGTAIGFGILGGKFLEGAARQPEMIPQLQVKMFIVAGLLDAVTMIGVGIALFFTFANPFVG from the coding sequence ATGGAAGCACAAGTTCTGGGCATGACCGCTATCGCCGTGTCTCTGCTGATTGGCCTGGGTGCCCTGGGTACCGCCATCGGCTTCGGTATTCTGGGTGGCAAGTTCCTCGAGGGCGCTGCACGCCAGCCGGAGATGATTCCGCAACTGCAGGTGAAGATGTTCATCGTCGCCGGCCTGCTCGACGCCGTGACCATGATCGGTGTCGGTATCGCGCTGTTCTTCACCTTCGCCAACCCGTTTGTCGGTTAA